Proteins from one Aquila chrysaetos chrysaetos chromosome 5, bAquChr1.4, whole genome shotgun sequence genomic window:
- the SERINC4 gene encoding serine incorporator 4 isoform X2, translating to MAGTRAHSRLLHSLLCQLCCGCGCSSCHGLRVSTSTRILYTLLHVLASAVCCLMLSRTVAQAVREKVPFSVVLCKHLPGGTDCERLVGSSAVYRVCFGTACFHLAQAALLLNVRSSTDCRAQLHNGFWLLKVLVLVGLWAASFFIPEDSFIQAWHYTGVCGGFAFILIQLVLITAFAHTWNKNWLTGAAQDKRWYLAVLLATAAFYTLASAAFSFLYKYYTHPAACRLNKALLTINGSLCGIMSFISITPCVRLKQPRSGLLQSSIISCYVMYLTFSALSSRPPERVLYKGQNLTVCFPGIRQDELQTEDTTVAVLGAAIINEASYLAEVFGPLWMVKVYSFEFKKPSCCFCCPEKMEEELRGAEPTCEQAEETARGQCIIQDERDRVVYSYSAFHFVFFLASLYVMMTLTNWFSYENAVLETTFTHGSWSTFWVKMSSCWACVLLYLWLLLSPFCLHGSPQHRRSSSALRVVRRRRAQQRISVST from the exons ATGGCGGGCACACGGGCACACAGCCGTCTCCTGCACTCGCTGCTCTGCCAG CTGTGCTGCGGCTgtggctgcagctcctgccatgGGCTCCGTGTGTCCACAAGCACCCGCATCCTCTACACTCTCCTGCATGTCCTGGCCTCTGCCGTGTGCTGCCTCATGCTGTCCCGCACCGTGGCCCAGGCCGTCAGGGAGAAG GTGCCCTTCTCAGTGGTGCTGTGCAAACACCTGCCTGGGGGCACAGACTGCGAGCGGCTGGTGGGCTCCTCGGCCGTGTACCGGGTCTGCTTCGGCACCGCCTGCTTCCACCTGGCACAGGCCGCCCTGCTCCTCAACGTGCGCTCCAGCACCGACTGCCGCGCTCAGCTCCACAACGG GTTCTGGCTCCTGaaggtgctggtgctggtggggctCTGGGCCGCCAGCTTCTTCATCCCTGAGGACAGCTTCATCCAAG CCTGGCACTACACGGGCGTCTGTGGGGGCTTCGCTTTCATCCTCATCCAGCTGGTGCTGATCACCGCCTTTGCGCACACCTGGAACAAGAACTG GCTGACGGGCGCCGCGCAGGACAAGCGCTGGTACCTGGCCGTGCTGCTGGCCACGGCCGCTTTCTACACCCTCGCCTCCGCCgccttctccttcctctacAAGTACTACACCCACCCGGCCGCCTGCCGCCTCAACAAGGCACTGCTCACCATCAACGGCAGCCTCTGCGGCATCATGTCCTTCATCTCCATCACGCCCTGCGTGCGGCTTA AGCAGCCGCGGTCGGGGCTGTTGCAGTCCTCAATCATCAGCTGCTACGTGATGTACCTCACCTTCTCTGCACTGTCCAGCCGTCCCCCAGAGAGAG TGCTCTACAAGGGGCAGAACCTCACCGTCTGCTTCCCGGGCATCCGGCAGGACGAGCTGCAGACAGAGGACACCACCGTCGCTGTCCTGGGGGCCGCCATCAT TAATGAAGCCTCCTACCTTGCTGAGGTCTTCGGGCCCCTCTGGATGGTCAAAGTCTACAGCTTTGAGTTTAAA aaaCCCTCCTGTTGCTTCTGCTGCCCAGAGAAGATGGAGGAGGAGCTCAGAG GCGCCGAGCCAACGTGCGAGCAAGCGGAGGAGACCGCCAGGGGACAGTGCATCATCCAGGATGAGCGAGACCGGGTGGTCTACAGCTACTCAGCCTTCCACTTTGTGTTCTTCCTCGCCTCGCTCTACGTCATGATGACCCTCACCAACTGGTTCAG CTACGAGAATGCGGTGCTGGAGACCACCTTCACACACGGCAGCTGGTCGACCTTCTGGGTGAAGATGTCCTCGTGCTGGGCCTGCGTCCTGCTCTACCTGTGGCTGCTGCTTAGCCCCTTCTGCCTCCACGGCTCCCCCCAGCACCGGCGCAGCAGCTCGGCCCTGCGCGTCGTGCGGCGACGACGCGCTCAGCAGCGCATCAGCGTCTCCACGTAG
- the SERF2 gene encoding small EDRK-rich factor 2: MTEGGRAVAGGNQRELARQKNLKKQSDSGKGKRRDDGLSAAARKQRDSEIMQQKQKKADEKKEGAK; this comes from the exons ATGACGGA AGGCGGCCGCGCCGTCGCAGGCGGGAACCAGCGCGAACTGGCGCGGCAGAAGAACCTGAAGAAGCAGAGCGACTCGGGCAAGGGCAAGCGGCGGGACGACGGGCTCTCGGCCGCCGCCCGCAAGCAGAG GGACTCGGAGATcatgcagcagaagcagaagaaggCGGACGAGAAGAAGGAGGGCGCCAAGTAg
- the LOC115341390 gene encoding peptidyl-prolyl cis-trans isomerase FKBP8 isoform X1, with protein sequence MRSATVPPGPAGRGSAARRAGGDASGAGWGPRAPAAVEPRGRPGPRPAGSGGRRGGPGPGMPGPSPGGSPEREAGAGGRPRGPGGGRRVRFRLPHTAIAVPSVREEERLFYRRLEALAAPGPGGFGPLFAADGWSDLTEDRLLRKRVVRDGQGGPRPRPGQEVSVKVLGALEDGGLVERDPRLTFVPGHGDVVQALELGVPTMQPGEVSFFLAAFPYGYGRPGREPDVPPEAPLLFEVTLLEVRDGPDPQPLPPATRLRLGSQRRERGNFHFARGDFAAALRSYRLALRALDGPAAAPPGPQEEEELREQRVKCLNNCAAAELKLERAGEALAACEAALRISPDNGRALLRRGQLLAQQGRDAEAALDLRRALELDPASKVIHAELSRLVKRRSPPARADPQEPRQDPTPPPSPGAPAPPAAEGEA encoded by the exons ATGCGCTCGGCGACGgtcccgcccggcccggccgggcgggGCAGTGCGGCGCGGCGGGCCGGCGGCGACGCGTCCGGTGCGGGCTGGGGGCCGCGGGCGCCCGCCGCCGTCGAGCCCCGGGGGCGGCCCGGACCGAGGCCGGCAGGTAGCGGCGGGCGGCGAGGCGGGCCGGGACCGGGCATGCCGGGACCCTCGCCCGGCGGCTCCCCGGAGCGGgaggcgggggccggcgggcggccgcggggccccGGTGGGGGCAGGCGGGTGCGGTTCCGCCTGCCCCACACCGCCATCGCCGTGCCGTCGGTGCGCGAGGAGGAGCGGCTCTTCTACCGGCGGCTGGAGGCGCTGGCGGCCCCGGGCCCCGGCGGCTTCGGGCCGCTCTTCGCGGCCGACGGCTGGAGCGACCTGACGG aGGACCGGCTGCTGCGGAAGCGCGTGGTGCGGGACGGGCAGGGCGGGCCGCGACCGCGGCCGGGCCAGGAGGTGTCCGTGAAGGTGCTGGGCGCCCTGGAGGACGGCGGGCTGGTGGAGCGGGACCCGCGGCTCACCTTCGTGCCGGGACACGGCGACGTCGTGCAG GCCCTGGAGCTGGGCGTCCCCACCatgcagcccggggaggtctCCTTCTTCCTCGCCGCTTTCCCCTACGGCTACGGCCGCCCGGGCAG GGAGCCCGACGTGCCGCCCGAGGCACCGCTGCTGTTCGAAGTGACGCTGCTGGAGGTGCGAGACGGCCCCGACCCGCAGCCGCTGCCGCCCGCCACCCGCCTGCGCCTGGGCTCGCAGCGGAGGGAGCGGGGCAACTTCCACTTCGCGCGGGGCGACTTCGCGGCGGCGCTGCGCTCCTACCGCCTGGCCCTGCGCGCCCTCGACGGCCCCGCCGCCG ccccgcccgGGCCgcaggaagaagaggagctGCGGGAGCAACGCGTCAAGTGCCTCAACAACTGCGCGGCCGCCGAGCTGAAGCTGGAGCGGGCGGGCGAGGCGCTGGCGGCCTGCGAGGCGGCACTGCGCATCAGCCCGGACAACGGCCGGGCGCTGCTCCGGCGGGGGCAG CTGCTGGCGCAGCAGGGCCGGGACGCGGAGGCCGCGCTCGACCTGAGGAGAGCCCTGGAGCTGGACCCGGCCAGCAAG GTAATCCACGCCGAGCTCTCGCGGCTGGTGAAGCGCCGGAGTCCCCCGGCCCGCGCCGACCCCCAGGAGCCCCGCCAGGACCCGacgccgccgccgagccccgg AGCCCCAGCACCGCCCGCGGCGGAAGGAGAGGCCTGA
- the SERINC4 gene encoding serine incorporator 4 isoform X1 encodes MAGTRAHSRLLHSLLCQLCCGCGCSSCHGLRVSTSTRILYTLLHVLASAVCCLMLSRTVAQAVREKVPFSVVLCKHLPGGTDCERLVGSSAVYRVCFGTACFHLAQAALLLNVRSSTDCRAQLHNGFWLLKVLVLVGLWAASFFIPEDSFIQAWHYTGVCGGFAFILIQLVLITAFAHTWNKNWLTGAAQDKRWYLAVLLATAAFYTLASAAFSFLYKYYTHPAACRLNKALLTINGSLCGIMSFISITPCVRLKQPRSGLLQSSIISCYVMYLTFSALSSRPPERVLYKGQNLTVCFPGIRQDELQTEDTTVAVLGAAIMYACVLFACNEASYLAEVFGPLWMVKVYSFEFKKPSCCFCCPEKMEEELRGAEPTCEQAEETARGQCIIQDERDRVVYSYSAFHFVFFLASLYVMMTLTNWFSYENAVLETTFTHGSWSTFWVKMSSCWACVLLYLWLLLSPFCLHGSPQHRRSSSALRVVRRRRAQQRISVST; translated from the exons ATGGCGGGCACACGGGCACACAGCCGTCTCCTGCACTCGCTGCTCTGCCAG CTGTGCTGCGGCTgtggctgcagctcctgccatgGGCTCCGTGTGTCCACAAGCACCCGCATCCTCTACACTCTCCTGCATGTCCTGGCCTCTGCCGTGTGCTGCCTCATGCTGTCCCGCACCGTGGCCCAGGCCGTCAGGGAGAAG GTGCCCTTCTCAGTGGTGCTGTGCAAACACCTGCCTGGGGGCACAGACTGCGAGCGGCTGGTGGGCTCCTCGGCCGTGTACCGGGTCTGCTTCGGCACCGCCTGCTTCCACCTGGCACAGGCCGCCCTGCTCCTCAACGTGCGCTCCAGCACCGACTGCCGCGCTCAGCTCCACAACGG GTTCTGGCTCCTGaaggtgctggtgctggtggggctCTGGGCCGCCAGCTTCTTCATCCCTGAGGACAGCTTCATCCAAG CCTGGCACTACACGGGCGTCTGTGGGGGCTTCGCTTTCATCCTCATCCAGCTGGTGCTGATCACCGCCTTTGCGCACACCTGGAACAAGAACTG GCTGACGGGCGCCGCGCAGGACAAGCGCTGGTACCTGGCCGTGCTGCTGGCCACGGCCGCTTTCTACACCCTCGCCTCCGCCgccttctccttcctctacAAGTACTACACCCACCCGGCCGCCTGCCGCCTCAACAAGGCACTGCTCACCATCAACGGCAGCCTCTGCGGCATCATGTCCTTCATCTCCATCACGCCCTGCGTGCGGCTTA AGCAGCCGCGGTCGGGGCTGTTGCAGTCCTCAATCATCAGCTGCTACGTGATGTACCTCACCTTCTCTGCACTGTCCAGCCGTCCCCCAGAGAGAG TGCTCTACAAGGGGCAGAACCTCACCGTCTGCTTCCCGGGCATCCGGCAGGACGAGCTGCAGACAGAGGACACCACCGTCGCTGTCCTGGGGGCCGCCATCATGTACGCCTGCGTGCTCTTCGCATG TAATGAAGCCTCCTACCTTGCTGAGGTCTTCGGGCCCCTCTGGATGGTCAAAGTCTACAGCTTTGAGTTTAAA aaaCCCTCCTGTTGCTTCTGCTGCCCAGAGAAGATGGAGGAGGAGCTCAGAG GCGCCGAGCCAACGTGCGAGCAAGCGGAGGAGACCGCCAGGGGACAGTGCATCATCCAGGATGAGCGAGACCGGGTGGTCTACAGCTACTCAGCCTTCCACTTTGTGTTCTTCCTCGCCTCGCTCTACGTCATGATGACCCTCACCAACTGGTTCAG CTACGAGAATGCGGTGCTGGAGACCACCTTCACACACGGCAGCTGGTCGACCTTCTGGGTGAAGATGTCCTCGTGCTGGGCCTGCGTCCTGCTCTACCTGTGGCTGCTGCTTAGCCCCTTCTGCCTCCACGGCTCCCCCCAGCACCGGCGCAGCAGCTCGGCCCTGCGCGTCGTGCGGCGACGACGCGCTCAGCAGCGCATCAGCGTCTCCACGTAG
- the LOC115341390 gene encoding peptidyl-prolyl cis-trans isomerase FKBP8 isoform X2 has protein sequence MRSATVPPGPAGRGSAARRAGGDASGAGWGPRAPAAVEPRGRPGPRPAGSGGRRGGPGPGMPGPSPGGSPEREAGAGGRPRGPGGGRRVRFRLPHTAIAVPSVREEERLFYRRLEALAAPGPGGFGPLFAADGWSDLTEDRLLRKRVVRDGQGGPRPRPGQEVSVKVLGALEDGGLVERDPRLTFVPGHGDVVQALELGVPTMQPGEVSFFLAAFPYGYGRPGREPDVPPEAPLLFEVTLLEVRDGPDPQPLPPATRLRLGSQRRERGNFHFARGDFAAALRSYRLALRALDGPAAAPPGPQEEEELREQRVKCLNNCAAAELKLERAGEALAACEAALRISPDNGRALLRRGQVIHAELSRLVKRRSPPARADPQEPRQDPTPPPSPGAPAPPAAEGEA, from the exons ATGCGCTCGGCGACGgtcccgcccggcccggccgggcgggGCAGTGCGGCGCGGCGGGCCGGCGGCGACGCGTCCGGTGCGGGCTGGGGGCCGCGGGCGCCCGCCGCCGTCGAGCCCCGGGGGCGGCCCGGACCGAGGCCGGCAGGTAGCGGCGGGCGGCGAGGCGGGCCGGGACCGGGCATGCCGGGACCCTCGCCCGGCGGCTCCCCGGAGCGGgaggcgggggccggcgggcggccgcggggccccGGTGGGGGCAGGCGGGTGCGGTTCCGCCTGCCCCACACCGCCATCGCCGTGCCGTCGGTGCGCGAGGAGGAGCGGCTCTTCTACCGGCGGCTGGAGGCGCTGGCGGCCCCGGGCCCCGGCGGCTTCGGGCCGCTCTTCGCGGCCGACGGCTGGAGCGACCTGACGG aGGACCGGCTGCTGCGGAAGCGCGTGGTGCGGGACGGGCAGGGCGGGCCGCGACCGCGGCCGGGCCAGGAGGTGTCCGTGAAGGTGCTGGGCGCCCTGGAGGACGGCGGGCTGGTGGAGCGGGACCCGCGGCTCACCTTCGTGCCGGGACACGGCGACGTCGTGCAG GCCCTGGAGCTGGGCGTCCCCACCatgcagcccggggaggtctCCTTCTTCCTCGCCGCTTTCCCCTACGGCTACGGCCGCCCGGGCAG GGAGCCCGACGTGCCGCCCGAGGCACCGCTGCTGTTCGAAGTGACGCTGCTGGAGGTGCGAGACGGCCCCGACCCGCAGCCGCTGCCGCCCGCCACCCGCCTGCGCCTGGGCTCGCAGCGGAGGGAGCGGGGCAACTTCCACTTCGCGCGGGGCGACTTCGCGGCGGCGCTGCGCTCCTACCGCCTGGCCCTGCGCGCCCTCGACGGCCCCGCCGCCG ccccgcccgGGCCgcaggaagaagaggagctGCGGGAGCAACGCGTCAAGTGCCTCAACAACTGCGCGGCCGCCGAGCTGAAGCTGGAGCGGGCGGGCGAGGCGCTGGCGGCCTGCGAGGCGGCACTGCGCATCAGCCCGGACAACGGCCGGGCGCTGCTCCGGCGGGGGCAG GTAATCCACGCCGAGCTCTCGCGGCTGGTGAAGCGCCGGAGTCCCCCGGCCCGCGCCGACCCCCAGGAGCCCCGCCAGGACCCGacgccgccgccgagccccgg AGCCCCAGCACCGCCCGCGGCGGAAGGAGAGGCCTGA
- the MFAP1 gene encoding microfibrillar-associated protein 1 isoform X2, translating into MSVPSALMKQPPIQSTAGAVPVRNEKGELSMEKVKVKRYVSGKRPDYAPMESSEEEDEEFQFIKKAKEQEVEPEEQEEELANDPRLRRLQNRIAEDVEERLARHRKIVEPEVVGESDSEVEGEAWRLEREDTSEEEEEEIDDEEIERRRGMMRQRAQERKTEEMEVMELEDEGRSGEESESESEYEEYTDSEDEMEPRLKPVFIRKKDRITVQEREAEALKQKELEQEAKRLAEERRKYTLKIVEEEAKKELEENKRSLAALDALDTDDENDEEEYEAWKVRELKRIKRDREEREAMEKEKAEIERMRNLTEEERRAELRANGKVITNKAVKGKYKFLQKYYHRGAFFMDEDEEVYKRDFSAPTLEDHFNKTILPKVMQVKNFGRSGRTKYTHLVDQDTTSFDSAWGQESAQNTKFFKQKAAGVRDVFERPSAKKRKTT; encoded by the exons ATGTCGGTCCCCAGCGCCCTCATGAAGCAGCCGCCGATCCAGTCCACGGCGGGCGCCGTGCCCGTCCGCAACGAGAAGG GTGAGCTCTCCATGGAGAAGGTGAAGGTGAAGCGGTACGTGTCGGGGAAGCGACCCGACTACGCGCCCATGGAGTCCtcggaggaggaggacgaggagtTCCAGTTCATCAAGAAGGCgaaggagcaggaggtggagcccgaggagcaggaggaggagctCGCCAACGACCCCCGGCTCCGGCGCCTCCAGAACCGCATCGCCGAAGATGTGGAGGAGCG GCTGGCGAGACACCGTAAAATCGTGGAGCCCGAAGTGGTTGGAGAAAGTGATTCAGAGGTGGAGGGGGAAGCTTGGCGCCTGGAGCGGGAGGACACCAGcgaagaggaagaggaagagattgATGATGAG GAGATCGAGCGTCGGCGCGGGATGATGCGTCAGCGAGCGCAGGAGAGGAAAACCGAGGAGATGGAAGTGATGGAGTTGGAAGATGAGGGTCGATCCGGAGAAGAATCCGAGTCAGAGTCCGAGTACGAGGAGTACACGGACAGCGAGGATGAAATGGAGCCGCGTCTCAAACCTGTCTTCATCCGCAA GAAGGACCGGATCACAGTTCAGGAGCGAGAAGCAGAAGCTCTGAAGCagaaggagctggagcaggaggcaAAGAGGCTGGCGGAGGAGAGGCGCAAGTACACACTCAAG ATCGTAGAAGAGGAAGCGaagaaggagctggaggagaacaAGCGTTCACTGGCAGCACTGGATGCACTTGATACAGATGATGAGAACGACGAGGAGGAGTACGAGGCCTGGAAAGTACGCGAGCTGAAGCGTATCAAACGGGACCGTGAGGAACGGGAAGC catggagaaggagaaggcagagatCGAGCGCATGCGGAATCTGACAGAGGAGGAGCGCCGCGCCGAGCTTCGGGCCAACGGCAAGGTCATCACCAACAAGGCGGTGAAGGGCAAATACAAGTTCCTGCAGAAGTACTACCACCGTGGCGCCTTCTTCATG GATGAGGACGAGGAGGTGTACAAGAGGGACTTCAGTGCCCCGACCCTCGAGGACCACTTCAACAAGACCATCCTGCCCAAAGTCATGCAG GTCAAGAACTTCGGGCGTTCAGGGCGGACAAAGTACACGCACTTGGTGGACCAGGATACCACCTCCTTCGACTCTGCCTGGGGCCAGGAGAGCGCGCAGAACACCAAGTTCTTCAAGCAGAAAGCAGCGGGCGTACGGGATGTCTTTGAGAGACCCTCGGCCAAGAAGCGAAAAACCACTTAA
- the HYPK gene encoding huntingtin-interacting protein K isoform X2 — MAAEGDVELELETEPNGSGGGGDGAGGRAAEKPRKHDSGAADLERVTDYAEEKEIQSSNLETGKGIGESDHQEGGPGADCE, encoded by the exons ATGGCGGCGGAGGGAGAcgtggagctggagctggagacGGAGCCCAACGGCTCCGGGGGCGGCGGCGatggggcgggcgggcgcgcggCCGAGAAGCCGCGGAAGCATGACAGCGGGGCGGCGGACCTGGAGCGCGTCACGGACTACGCGGAGGAGAAGGAGATCCAGAGCTCCAACCTGGAGACG GGAAAAGGAATTGGCGAAAGTGACCATCAAGAAGGAGGACCTGGAGCTGATTGTGAGTAG
- the LOC121233304 gene encoding LOW QUALITY PROTEIN: peptidyl-prolyl cis-trans isomerase FKBP8-like (The sequence of the model RefSeq protein was modified relative to this genomic sequence to represent the inferred CDS: inserted 1 base in 1 codon; deleted 1 base in 1 codon), producing the protein MPGPSPGGSPEEAGPAGGPGPGGQGVRFRLPHTAIAVPSVREEERLFYRRLEAAGGPGPRRLRAALRADGWSDLTEDRLLXKRVVRDGQGGPRPRPGQEVSVKVLGALEDGGLVERDPRLTFVPGHGDVVQALELGVPTMQPGEVSFFLAAFPTATAARAGRADRGRGGPGPGRAGQPARCARREPDVPPEAPLLFEVTLLEVRDGPDRSRAARHPLRLGSPARERGNFHFARGDFAAALRSYRLALRALDGPAAAPPGPQEEEELREQRVKCLNNCAAAELKLERAGEALAACEAALRISPDNGRALLRRGQLLAQQGRDAEAALDLRRALELDPASKVIHAELSRLVKRRSPPARADPQEPRQDRR; encoded by the exons ATGCCGGGACCCTCGCCCGGCGGCTCCCCGGAGgaggcggggccggcgggcggcccggggcCCGGTGGGCAGGGGGTGCGGTTCCGCCTGCCCCACACCGCCATCGCCGTGCCGTCGGTGCGCGAGGAGGAGCGGCTCTTCTACCGGCGGCTGGAGGCGGCTGGCGGCCCCGGGCCCCGGCGGCTTCGGGCCGCTCTTCGGGCCGACGGCTGGAGCGACCTGACGG aGGACCGGCTGC CGAAGCGCGTGGTGCGGGACGGGCAGGGCGGGCCGCGACCGCGGCCGGGCCAGGAGGTGTCCGTGAAGGTGCTGGGCGCCCTGGAGGACGGCGGGCTGGTG GAGCGGGACCCGCGGCTCACCTTCGTGCCGGGACACGGCGACGTCGTGCAG GCCCTGGAGCTGGGCGTCCCCACCatgcagcccggggaggtctCCTTCTTCCTCGCCGCTTTCCCTACGGCTACGGCCGCCCGGGCAGGTAGGGCGgacaggggcagggggg ggccggggccgggcagggctgggcagccgGCGCGCTGTGCCCGCAGGGAGCCCGACGTGCCGCCCGAGGCACCGCTGCTGTTCGAAGTGACGCTGCTGGAGGTGCGAGACGGCCCCGACCGCAGCCGTGCCGCCCGCCACCCGCTGCGCCTGGGCTCGCCAGCGAGGGAGCGGGGCAACTTCCACTTCGCGCGGGGCGACTTCGCGGCGGCGCTGCGCTCCTACCGCCTGGCCCTGCGCGCCCTCGACGGCCCCGCCGCCG ccccgcccgGGCCgcaggaagaagaggagctGCGGGAGCAACGCGTCAAGTGCCTCAACAACTGCGCGGCCGCCGAGCTGAAGCTGGAGCGGGCGGGCGAGGCGCTGGCGGCCTGCGAGGCGGCACTGCGCATCAGCCCGGACAACGGCCGGGCGCTGCTCCGGCGGGGGCAG CTGCTGGCGCAGCAGGGCCGGGACGCGGAGGCCGCGCTCGACCTGAGGAGAGCCCTGGAGCTGGACCCGGCCAGCAAG GTAATCCACGCCGAGCTCTCGCGGCTGGTGAAGCGCCGGAGTCCCCCGGCCCGCGCCGACCCCCAGGAGCCCCGCCAGGACCGACGC
- the MFAP1 gene encoding microfibrillar-associated protein 1 isoform X1: MSVPSALMKQPPIQSTAGAVPVRNEKGELSMEKVKVKRYVSGKRPDYAPMESSEEEDEEFQFIKKAKEQEVEPEEQEEELANDPRLRRLQNRIAEDVEERLARHRKIVEPEVVGESDSEVEGEAWRLEREDTSEEEEEEIDDEEIERRRGMMRQRAQERKTEEMEVMELEDEGRSGEESESESEYEEYTDSEDEMEPRLKPVFIRKKDRITVQEREAEALKQKELEQEAKRLAEERRKYTLKVLGAGWGLCRGAVGTASLAQSLLQIVEEEAKKELEENKRSLAALDALDTDDENDEEEYEAWKVRELKRIKRDREEREAMEKEKAEIERMRNLTEEERRAELRANGKVITNKAVKGKYKFLQKYYHRGAFFMDEDEEVYKRDFSAPTLEDHFNKTILPKVMQVKNFGRSGRTKYTHLVDQDTTSFDSAWGQESAQNTKFFKQKAAGVRDVFERPSAKKRKTT; encoded by the exons ATGTCGGTCCCCAGCGCCCTCATGAAGCAGCCGCCGATCCAGTCCACGGCGGGCGCCGTGCCCGTCCGCAACGAGAAGG GTGAGCTCTCCATGGAGAAGGTGAAGGTGAAGCGGTACGTGTCGGGGAAGCGACCCGACTACGCGCCCATGGAGTCCtcggaggaggaggacgaggagtTCCAGTTCATCAAGAAGGCgaaggagcaggaggtggagcccgaggagcaggaggaggagctCGCCAACGACCCCCGGCTCCGGCGCCTCCAGAACCGCATCGCCGAAGATGTGGAGGAGCG GCTGGCGAGACACCGTAAAATCGTGGAGCCCGAAGTGGTTGGAGAAAGTGATTCAGAGGTGGAGGGGGAAGCTTGGCGCCTGGAGCGGGAGGACACCAGcgaagaggaagaggaagagattgATGATGAG GAGATCGAGCGTCGGCGCGGGATGATGCGTCAGCGAGCGCAGGAGAGGAAAACCGAGGAGATGGAAGTGATGGAGTTGGAAGATGAGGGTCGATCCGGAGAAGAATCCGAGTCAGAGTCCGAGTACGAGGAGTACACGGACAGCGAGGATGAAATGGAGCCGCGTCTCAAACCTGTCTTCATCCGCAA GAAGGACCGGATCACAGTTCAGGAGCGAGAAGCAGAAGCTCTGAAGCagaaggagctggagcaggaggcaAAGAGGCTGGCGGAGGAGAGGCGCAAGTACACACTCAAGGTGCTGGGGGCGGGCTGGGGGTTGTGCAGGGGGGCAGTTGGTACAGCAAGCTTAGCTCAGTCGTTACTGCAGATCGTAGAAGAGGAAGCGaagaaggagctggaggagaacaAGCGTTCACTGGCAGCACTGGATGCACTTGATACAGATGATGAGAACGACGAGGAGGAGTACGAGGCCTGGAAAGTACGCGAGCTGAAGCGTATCAAACGGGACCGTGAGGAACGGGAAGC catggagaaggagaaggcagagatCGAGCGCATGCGGAATCTGACAGAGGAGGAGCGCCGCGCCGAGCTTCGGGCCAACGGCAAGGTCATCACCAACAAGGCGGTGAAGGGCAAATACAAGTTCCTGCAGAAGTACTACCACCGTGGCGCCTTCTTCATG GATGAGGACGAGGAGGTGTACAAGAGGGACTTCAGTGCCCCGACCCTCGAGGACCACTTCAACAAGACCATCCTGCCCAAAGTCATGCAG GTCAAGAACTTCGGGCGTTCAGGGCGGACAAAGTACACGCACTTGGTGGACCAGGATACCACCTCCTTCGACTCTGCCTGGGGCCAGGAGAGCGCGCAGAACACCAAGTTCTTCAAGCAGAAAGCAGCGGGCGTACGGGATGTCTTTGAGAGACCCTCGGCCAAGAAGCGAAAAACCACTTAA
- the HYPK gene encoding huntingtin-interacting protein K isoform X1, giving the protein MAAEGDVELELETEPNGSGGGGDGAGGRAAEKPRKHDSGAADLERVTDYAEEKEIQSSNLETAMSVIGDRRSREQKAKQEREKELAKVTIKKEDLELIMTEMEISRAAAERSLREHMGNVVEALITLTN; this is encoded by the exons ATGGCGGCGGAGGGAGAcgtggagctggagctggagacGGAGCCCAACGGCTCCGGGGGCGGCGGCGatggggcgggcgggcgcgcggCCGAGAAGCCGCGGAAGCATGACAGCGGGGCGGCGGACCTGGAGCGCGTCACGGACTACGCGGAGGAGAAGGAGATCCAGAGCTCCAACCTGGAGACG GCCATGTCGGTGATCGGAGACCGGAGGTCCCGGGAGCAGAAAGCGAAGCAGGAGAG GGAAAAGGAATTGGCGAAAGTGACCATCAAGAAGGAGGACCTGGAGCTGATT ATGACTGAGATGGAAATCTCGCGGGCAGCCGCGGAGCGCAGCCTGCGGGAGCACATGGGGAACGTGGTGGAAGCGCTCATCACCCTCACCAACTGA